In Sphingobacterium sp. PCS056, the following proteins share a genomic window:
- a CDS encoding TonB-dependent receptor — protein sequence MIRYLIALYFLLTVQFGIAQSIKLSGQVKDSLSNSPIPYASIGLLDVDNKVIDGMMTDSLGAFRFSNIKKGKYKINVKFIGYKQIHRSIEIKDQKKIHIGTLLLAAAGQNLQEVTIIANTATQKHSSDRQAYMASQYKNATGGTALDIVKNLPSASVDASGHISMRGNTGVIVLINGKPSFLDPGTILNQIAANDVTEVEYITSPTAQFDPDGKGGIINLKTKKSTAAGFSWLVNLQAGLPSIDDYHNREPQKRFGGDIGFQYKKKKLALNAAANYLRNDNAGFREGDVNTVIGDRQTFFPSKGERSFDKYNFGIRLNGTYDLSDKHAVSLGILASRKFQDRLADIYYNNRTIRPSTGEEIARTDYFNSNLQNKQGEFYMFDFNYEYKINTANSLQMGVIYEYAHIYGSTKNGNIERDVDTVQWTHNKYKNPLHGLRLSLQHTWKSDHQELSTGYQLRNDNQKGSFDYYASQNGSSNQQLVPEFTGKLTATNRVHAIFTQYNQQFSAIQLSLGLRYEYYQRDLYLLHNNQKYPYAIHQLYPTFNLMHDLGSGWSWKVAASRRVQRNNNFELNPIPEREHSETLEQGDPELLPEFTVNTETGLIKKLKTGSVFLNGYYQHTKNPIQRVNSVYADTILHRVFTNADYASRYGADIGGEIRLISWLKVNGGLNVYHYKISGQVLNDQDTRTNQDWVYSINAGIQADFLKNWSTGLQINYLSEKPTVQGMDSRFIVPNFNLSKAFWKGALTAQLQWQFIELGDWGVNEQRITTYSHDFYTTTNYIYEKNIVLLNLSFNMHKLNKLFKLPKSEFGEKEF from the coding sequence TATCGGTCTACTCGATGTCGACAACAAAGTAATCGATGGAATGATGACAGATTCACTTGGAGCTTTTCGATTTTCCAATATCAAGAAGGGAAAATACAAAATCAATGTCAAATTCATCGGTTACAAACAAATACACCGGTCTATTGAAATCAAGGACCAAAAGAAAATCCATATTGGAACTCTATTACTGGCTGCAGCTGGACAAAATCTTCAAGAAGTAACCATTATTGCTAATACAGCAACACAAAAACACAGTAGTGATAGACAGGCGTATATGGCAAGTCAATACAAAAATGCCACTGGTGGCACTGCATTGGATATTGTAAAAAATTTACCTTCTGCATCGGTTGATGCGAGTGGCCATATCAGTATGCGTGGTAATACGGGTGTCATTGTATTAATAAATGGGAAACCCTCTTTCCTGGATCCTGGAACTATCTTAAATCAAATAGCGGCCAACGATGTCACCGAAGTAGAATATATCACCAGTCCCACCGCCCAGTTTGATCCGGATGGCAAAGGTGGCATCATCAATCTAAAAACAAAAAAATCTACTGCCGCTGGATTTTCCTGGTTAGTCAATCTTCAAGCCGGTTTACCGAGTATAGATGACTATCATAATCGTGAACCGCAAAAGCGTTTTGGAGGCGACATTGGTTTCCAATACAAAAAGAAAAAATTAGCATTAAATGCTGCTGCAAATTATCTCAGAAATGACAATGCTGGATTTCGGGAAGGTGATGTCAATACAGTCATTGGAGACCGTCAGACCTTTTTCCCTTCAAAAGGTGAAAGAAGTTTTGATAAATACAACTTTGGCATTAGGTTGAATGGTACTTATGATCTATCCGACAAACATGCTGTGAGCTTAGGTATACTAGCTTCCCGAAAATTTCAAGATCGACTTGCCGATATTTACTATAATAACAGGACCATCCGTCCATCTACAGGAGAGGAAATAGCACGAACAGACTATTTCAATTCTAATCTCCAGAATAAACAAGGAGAATTTTACATGTTTGATTTTAATTATGAATATAAAATCAACACCGCTAATTCCCTTCAAATGGGTGTTATCTACGAATATGCTCATATTTATGGCTCAACCAAAAATGGAAATATCGAACGTGATGTAGATACAGTACAGTGGACCCACAATAAGTATAAAAATCCACTTCATGGATTAAGACTTTCCCTACAGCACACCTGGAAATCTGATCATCAGGAGTTATCGACCGGTTACCAGCTAAGAAACGATAATCAAAAAGGAAGTTTCGACTATTACGCTTCTCAAAATGGTAGCAGCAACCAACAATTAGTTCCAGAATTTACCGGTAAACTAACCGCGACCAACCGTGTACATGCTATTTTCACACAGTATAATCAGCAATTTTCAGCTATCCAGCTGTCTCTAGGTCTCCGCTACGAATATTACCAACGCGATTTATATTTACTGCATAACAATCAGAAATATCCATATGCTATCCATCAATTATACCCAACCTTTAATTTAATGCACGATTTGGGATCCGGTTGGTCATGGAAAGTAGCAGCATCCAGACGGGTGCAACGTAACAATAACTTTGAACTGAATCCTATTCCAGAACGGGAACACTCCGAAACTCTAGAACAAGGCGATCCGGAATTATTACCGGAGTTCACGGTAAATACTGAAACTGGACTGATCAAAAAACTAAAAACAGGAAGTGTTTTTTTGAACGGTTATTACCAACACACTAAAAATCCGATCCAAAGAGTAAATTCCGTATATGCAGATACCATTCTCCACCGTGTTTTTACCAATGCCGATTATGCCTCTCGATATGGTGCAGACATCGGTGGCGAAATTCGATTGATTTCATGGTTAAAGGTGAATGGCGGACTTAATGTATATCACTACAAAATTTCTGGACAGGTATTAAATGATCAAGATACCAGAACAAATCAGGACTGGGTATATTCCATTAATGCCGGCATTCAAGCTGATTTCTTAAAAAACTGGAGTACAGGACTGCAGATCAATTATTTATCAGAAAAACCCACAGTACAGGGTATGGATTCCCGATTTATCGTACCGAACTTTAATTTAAGTAAAGCTTTTTGGAAGGGAGCACTCACGGCTCAATTGCAATGGCAATTTATTGAACTCGGTGACTGGGGTGTAAACGAACAACGGATTACCACCTACTCCCATGACTTCTATACCACGACAAACTACATTTATGAAAAAAATATAGTTTTGCTTAATCTAAGCTTCAATATGCATAAACTGAATAAGTTATTTAAACTTCCGAAAAGCGAATTTGGAGAAAAAGAATTCTAG